A single window of Mycolicibacterium aurum DNA harbors:
- a CDS encoding ferredoxin reductase, translating into MASTIRKLKRWSVEPAKEVDTATTPTVNVIRGLAARATTPLLPDDYLKLLNPLWSARELRGQIVDVKQETEDSATVTIKPGWGFSGDYRPGQYVGIGLRIDGHWHWRSYSLTSIPRRDKKLISITVKATPEGFLSTHLVSGVEPGTIVRLASPKGDFALPDPPPPKLLLVSAGSGITPIMAMLRALNARDQHPDIVHIHSAPSAESVIFHDELTALDAELAGYRLHLQFTETDGHVDFDALDDIVEDWTDRPTWACGPPAMLDSIDAAWSNAGVEDNLHTERFVIARTDKGGEGGTVTFALSDKTVDADGATSLLEAGEQLGIQMPFGCRMGICQSCVLSLEAGHVRDMRSGEEHGEGDRIQTCVSAASGDCTLKI; encoded by the coding sequence GTGGCATCGACGATTCGAAAGCTGAAGCGATGGAGCGTCGAACCTGCGAAGGAGGTCGACACCGCCACGACACCCACGGTGAACGTGATACGCGGGCTGGCGGCCAGGGCGACGACGCCGTTGCTGCCGGACGACTACCTGAAACTGCTCAACCCGCTGTGGTCGGCCCGCGAGCTCCGCGGCCAGATCGTCGACGTGAAGCAGGAGACCGAGGACTCGGCCACCGTGACGATCAAACCCGGTTGGGGCTTCTCCGGCGACTACCGACCCGGGCAGTACGTCGGGATCGGCCTGCGCATCGACGGGCATTGGCACTGGCGGTCCTATTCGCTCACGTCGATCCCGCGCCGCGACAAGAAGCTGATCTCGATCACGGTCAAGGCGACGCCGGAAGGGTTCCTGTCCACGCACCTGGTGAGCGGCGTCGAGCCCGGCACCATCGTCCGGTTGGCTTCGCCGAAGGGCGATTTCGCGCTCCCCGACCCGCCGCCGCCAAAGCTGCTCCTGGTCAGCGCGGGTAGCGGTATCACCCCGATCATGGCCATGCTGCGCGCTCTCAACGCCCGCGACCAGCATCCCGACATCGTGCACATCCACTCGGCCCCCTCGGCCGAGTCGGTGATCTTCCACGACGAGCTCACGGCATTGGACGCCGAACTCGCGGGTTACCGACTGCATCTGCAGTTCACCGAAACCGACGGCCACGTCGATTTCGACGCGTTGGACGACATCGTCGAGGATTGGACGGACCGCCCCACCTGGGCGTGTGGCCCCCCGGCGATGCTCGACTCCATCGATGCGGCCTGGAGCAACGCCGGCGTCGAGGACAACCTCCACACGGAACGCTTCGTCATCGCCCGGACCGACAAGGGCGGCGAGGGCGGCACGGTCACGTTCGCGCTGTCCGACAAGACCGTCGACGCAGACGGTGCCACGTCCCTGCTGGAGGCGGGCGAACAACTCGGTATCCAGATGCCCTTCGGCTGCCGGATGGGAATCTGCCAGTCCTGCGTGCTCTCGCTGGAGGCGGGGCATGTCCGCGACATGCGCTCCGGCGAGGAGCACGGCGAAGGCGACCGGATTCAGACCTGCGTCTCCGCGGCATCCGGCGACTGCACCCTCAAGATCTAG
- the malQ gene encoding 4-alpha-glucanotransferase, whose amino-acid sequence MTATSTPVPEDLRRLAEAHGVATSYRNERREPVHVDADVVIRVLGLLEVDAGTEADRQRELARLDDRSRAGALPPTMSVRVDGRPLSLPGAVSLEAEDGTEIGVRDELPGDLSTGYYRVHTRDGGQATLVAAPRRVPQAPATWGWMLQLYALRSARSWGIGDLGDLREFVDWTATEHGAGSVLLNPLHAPGPTHPVQPSPYTPSSRRFANPLALRIEDIDAYRRADPVTRAEVDTLRVSATTPRIDHDLVWVAKRGALELLWRAEGRPDPLGEPSATEGLRDWATYCALAERHGGRWSRWPERLRDVAGAAVAAARDELAPRVAFHAWIQQQCAAQLTAVRTTARDAGMGLGVLHDLAVGVDADGADAWALADVLASGVSVGAPPDNFTPRGQDWGLPPWRPDRLAATGYAALRDMLRAVLVHADGLRIDHVAGLWRLWWIPPGDGPDRGTYVHYDADTMLAVLALEAHRANATVVGEDLGTVEPEVTAALADNGMLGCAVSWFTRDQSAPDEPLLAPANWPPRAAASISTHDLPTAAGFLRGEHVRARADLGLLDDPAAEQANADKERAEWVSMLKAEGLLDSSTEPDESAIIVAMHRFLAATPGQLKLVSPYDVVHEPRQPNLPGTVDEYPNWRLPLPVTLEELRTDPRVAEITAAFRD is encoded by the coding sequence GTGACCGCTACCTCCACACCCGTGCCCGAGGACCTGCGCCGGTTGGCGGAGGCACACGGGGTGGCCACCTCCTACCGCAACGAGCGCCGTGAGCCGGTGCACGTGGACGCCGACGTCGTCATCCGGGTGCTCGGTCTGCTCGAGGTCGATGCCGGGACGGAGGCTGATCGTCAGCGCGAACTGGCGCGACTCGACGACCGCAGCCGCGCCGGCGCGTTGCCACCGACGATGTCGGTGCGTGTCGACGGCCGTCCGCTGTCGCTGCCGGGCGCCGTGTCCCTGGAGGCCGAGGACGGCACCGAGATCGGGGTGCGCGACGAGCTGCCCGGTGACCTGTCCACGGGCTACTACCGGGTGCACACCCGCGACGGCGGGCAGGCCACCCTGGTCGCGGCCCCGCGGCGGGTCCCGCAGGCACCGGCGACGTGGGGCTGGATGCTGCAGCTCTACGCACTGCGCTCGGCGCGGTCCTGGGGCATCGGCGACTTGGGCGACCTACGCGAGTTCGTCGATTGGACCGCAACCGAGCACGGCGCGGGCTCTGTGCTTCTCAACCCGCTCCACGCGCCGGGACCGACGCATCCGGTGCAGCCCTCGCCGTACACCCCATCGAGTCGACGGTTCGCCAACCCACTGGCGTTGCGCATCGAAGACATCGACGCCTACCGTCGCGCCGACCCGGTCACCCGGGCGGAGGTGGACACGCTGCGCGTCTCGGCGACCACCCCGCGCATCGACCACGATCTGGTGTGGGTCGCCAAACGTGGTGCGCTGGAACTGCTGTGGAGAGCCGAGGGGCGGCCTGACCCTCTCGGCGAGCCGTCCGCGACGGAGGGGTTGCGGGACTGGGCCACCTACTGCGCGTTGGCGGAGCGCCACGGCGGACGGTGGAGCAGGTGGCCCGAGCGGCTACGCGACGTCGCTGGTGCCGCGGTGGCCGCAGCCCGCGACGAGCTGGCGCCGCGGGTGGCGTTCCACGCGTGGATTCAGCAGCAGTGCGCCGCGCAGCTGACCGCTGTCCGCACGACCGCGCGCGACGCGGGAATGGGCCTCGGGGTGCTGCACGACCTGGCGGTCGGCGTGGACGCCGACGGCGCCGACGCATGGGCGCTGGCCGACGTTCTTGCCTCCGGGGTGAGCGTCGGCGCGCCGCCTGACAACTTCACACCTCGCGGCCAGGATTGGGGTCTGCCGCCCTGGCGCCCGGATCGGTTGGCCGCCACCGGCTATGCGGCGTTGCGCGACATGCTGCGCGCGGTGCTGGTGCACGCCGACGGTCTGCGCATCGACCACGTCGCCGGGCTGTGGCGACTGTGGTGGATTCCGCCGGGCGACGGTCCGGATCGGGGTACCTACGTGCACTACGACGCCGACACCATGCTCGCGGTGCTGGCGCTGGAAGCGCATCGCGCGAACGCCACCGTCGTCGGCGAGGATCTCGGCACCGTGGAGCCGGAAGTCACGGCCGCACTTGCCGACAACGGGATGCTGGGATGCGCGGTGTCCTGGTTCACCCGTGACCAGTCCGCGCCGGACGAACCGCTTCTGGCACCTGCGAACTGGCCGCCCAGAGCAGCCGCCAGCATCTCCACCCACGATCTGCCGACCGCGGCAGGCTTCCTGCGCGGTGAACATGTGCGGGCGCGCGCCGACCTGGGTCTGCTCGACGACCCGGCCGCCGAGCAGGCCAACGCCGACAAGGAGCGGGCCGAGTGGGTGTCGATGCTGAAGGCCGAGGGACTGCTGGACTCCTCGACCGAACCCGACGAGTCGGCCATCATCGTCGCGATGCACCGGTTTCTGGCGGCGACTCCGGGCCAACTCAAACTGGTCTCGCCGTATGACGTCGTCCACGAACCCCGGCAGCCGAATCTGCCTGGGACAGTTGACGAATATCCGAACTGGCGGCTCCCGCTGCCGGTGACTCTGGAGGAGCTGCGCACCGACCCCAGGGTCGCCGAGATCACGGCCGCCTTCCGCGACTGA
- a CDS encoding HNH endonuclease signature motif containing protein, with the protein MALAATSLGPKERLEVLFEELSELAGQRNAIDGRIVDIVAELDGDRLWGMTGAKSIASLMAWKLGVSPRNAETIVAVADRAEQFPRCTTGLRQGWLSLDQVGVIAERAGDGSDDHYVGLARYATVTQLRTAVTQELPPEPDPTPDNDDEEDDGGTDDGPGPDPGASGPSITKISEAGFTTWRIRLANPEAAAFDAALSAHRDALIAEWKDDHRIEGRDGAQVPPFPSMLGAFTRLVESSWDAEATRRPHGQHTTVVVHVDVDTKVGALHLGPVLTDEQRRYLSCDATCEVWFQRHGQVIGAGRATRTINRRLRRALEHRDRCCVVPGCGATRGLHAHHLIHREDGGVTELDNLVLVCPFHHRAHHRGVITLTGPAHTLVVADARGRPLSGASLARPPTTAPPHVPPYRGPTGERAQWKWYHPYRRPPPTNN; encoded by the coding sequence ATGGCCTTGGCGGCAACATCTTTGGGACCTAAGGAGCGTCTTGAGGTGTTGTTCGAGGAGTTGTCGGAGTTGGCGGGTCAGCGTAACGCGATCGATGGGCGCATCGTCGATATCGTGGCCGAACTCGATGGTGACCGGCTGTGGGGCATGACGGGGGCGAAATCGATTGCCTCGCTGATGGCGTGGAAGCTGGGGGTTTCCCCGCGCAACGCCGAGACCATCGTCGCGGTGGCTGATCGGGCCGAGCAGTTTCCGCGCTGCACCACCGGCCTGCGGCAGGGCTGGTTGTCGCTGGATCAGGTGGGGGTGATCGCTGAGCGCGCCGGTGACGGCTCCGATGACCACTATGTGGGGTTGGCGCGGTATGCGACGGTCACCCAGCTACGCACCGCGGTCACACAAGAACTGCCTCCCGAACCCGACCCCACCCCCGACAACGACGACGAAGAGGACGACGGCGGCACCGACGACGGGCCTGGTCCGGATCCCGGTGCGTCCGGGCCGTCGATCACCAAGATCAGCGAGGCGGGGTTCACGACCTGGCGGATCCGGCTGGCGAATCCCGAGGCTGCCGCGTTCGACGCCGCCTTATCCGCCCACCGTGATGCGTTGATCGCCGAGTGGAAAGACGACCACCGGATCGAGGGCCGCGACGGGGCGCAGGTGCCGCCGTTTCCGAGCATGCTGGGGGCGTTCACCCGGCTGGTCGAGTCCAGTTGGGATGCCGAAGCCACCCGCAGACCGCACGGCCAGCACACCACCGTCGTCGTGCACGTCGATGTGGACACCAAGGTGGGGGCGCTGCATCTGGGTCCGGTGCTCACCGACGAGCAGCGCCGCTACCTGAGCTGCGATGCCACCTGCGAGGTGTGGTTCCAACGCCACGGGCAGGTCATCGGGGCCGGGCGGGCCACCCGCACCATCAACCGGCGGCTACGGCGGGCGTTGGAGCACCGCGACCGCTGTTGTGTGGTCCCCGGCTGCGGCGCCACCCGCGGCCTGCACGCCCACCACCTGATCCACCGGGAAGACGGCGGCGTGACCGAACTCGACAACCTCGTGCTCGTCTGCCCGTTTCATCATCGGGCGCATCACCGCGGGGTCATCACCCTCACCGGCCCGGCGCATACCCTCGTCGTTGCCGACGCCCGAGGTCGTCCACTCAGCGGGGCCTCACTGGCCCGGCCACCCACCACCGCCCCACCTCACGTTCCGCCGTACCGCGGACCGACCGGCGAACGCGCCCAATGGAAGTGGTACCACCCCTACCGCAGACCACCACCGACGAACAACTAG
- a CDS encoding ammonium transporter, translating into MDQIDPAATAWLLASTALVLLMTPGLAIFYGGMVRTTGVLNMIMMSFIAIPLVTVSWLLFGYTLAFSGNSPGGVIGGLSHVGLSGIGPDAVHGQVPELLFVTFQLSFAIITAALVSGAIADRAKFAAWVVFVPVWAIVVYAVVAHWVWAPGGWLMELGVLDYAGGLVVEIVSGASALALALVLGPRIGFKQDAMRPHNLPFVLLGVGLLWFGWFGFNAGSALAADGTAAAIFLNTLVAGCLGMLGWLTVEQVRDGRPTTFGAASGVVAGLVAITPACGTVSTVGAAVVGVAAGVVCSFAIGLKFRLGYDDSLDVVGVHFVGGVVGVLLIGLLATDVMTGGPRGLLYGGGLTQLGKQALAVVVVAAYAFVASYLLAKLIDRVMGFRISAEDETSGVDLSQHAETAYAEGVHGHAAPRRPGPEPHRPH; encoded by the coding sequence TTGGACCAGATCGATCCCGCCGCCACCGCCTGGCTGTTGGCCAGTACCGCCCTCGTGTTGCTGATGACCCCGGGCCTGGCCATCTTCTACGGCGGCATGGTCCGCACCACGGGCGTGCTCAACATGATCATGATGAGCTTCATCGCGATTCCGCTGGTCACGGTGTCGTGGCTGCTGTTCGGCTACACCCTGGCGTTCTCCGGAAACAGTCCGGGAGGAGTGATCGGTGGCCTCTCGCACGTCGGCCTGAGCGGCATCGGGCCGGACGCCGTGCACGGGCAAGTCCCCGAGCTGTTGTTCGTCACCTTCCAGCTCAGCTTCGCCATCATCACCGCGGCGCTGGTCAGCGGGGCAATCGCCGACCGAGCCAAGTTCGCCGCGTGGGTGGTGTTCGTGCCGGTCTGGGCGATTGTGGTGTACGCCGTTGTGGCGCATTGGGTCTGGGCGCCGGGCGGCTGGTTGATGGAACTCGGGGTGTTGGACTACGCGGGCGGGCTGGTCGTCGAGATCGTCTCGGGCGCTTCGGCGCTGGCGCTCGCACTGGTGCTCGGCCCGCGCATCGGGTTCAAGCAGGACGCCATGCGGCCGCACAACCTGCCCTTCGTCCTTCTCGGGGTCGGCCTGCTGTGGTTCGGGTGGTTCGGATTCAATGCCGGCTCAGCTTTGGCGGCCGACGGTACCGCCGCGGCGATCTTCCTCAACACGTTGGTCGCCGGTTGCTTGGGCATGCTGGGCTGGCTGACGGTGGAACAGGTGCGCGACGGCAGGCCGACGACGTTCGGCGCGGCGTCCGGGGTCGTTGCCGGTCTGGTGGCGATCACGCCGGCCTGCGGCACGGTCAGCACGGTGGGTGCGGCCGTGGTCGGCGTGGCCGCAGGCGTCGTGTGCTCGTTCGCGATCGGCCTCAAATTCCGCCTCGGATATGACGATTCGCTCGATGTCGTCGGCGTGCACTTTGTGGGCGGCGTGGTCGGCGTGCTGCTGATCGGGTTGCTGGCCACCGACGTGATGACCGGCGGCCCGCGTGGGCTGCTCTACGGCGGCGGACTCACGCAGCTGGGCAAGCAGGCGCTCGCTGTCGTCGTCGTGGCCGCATACGCGTTCGTCGCGTCCTACCTGCTGGCGAAGCTCATCGACCGCGTGATGGGTTTCCGGATCAGCGCCGAGGACGAAACCTCCGGCGTCGATCTGTCTCAGCACGCCGAAACCGCCTATGCCGAAGGCGTTCACGGTCACGCTGCGCCTCGCCGGCCGGGACCGGAGCCGCACCGGCCACACTAG
- a CDS encoding class I SAM-dependent methyltransferase produces the protein MGTEGQDGSPTTPVSNVSDTARWVAVYRAVESARPDAVFTDPYADRLAGERGREIVATVPRLMRSGWWMVARTKTIDDLIIESVRAGCDRILNLAAGLDTRPYRLDLPAEFGWVEADLPGLIAEKEQLLAGDTPRCRVTRFPVDLADPVARDRFLSEALAGATKALVLTEGLLMYLEPADVDELSRALVRPEVTWWMLDLAGPGLRKWMNDKSGGLLRNAPFKFAPPDGVSYFEDRGWRVGEVESVVVVARRLRRLPLLMRLLALLPQPDPRRPPQDRPWSAVVRLSR, from the coding sequence ATGGGTACCGAGGGGCAGGACGGATCACCGACGACACCCGTGTCGAACGTCTCCGACACCGCCCGCTGGGTGGCGGTGTATCGCGCCGTCGAGTCGGCGCGGCCGGACGCCGTGTTCACCGACCCCTATGCCGACAGGTTGGCCGGCGAACGGGGCCGGGAAATCGTCGCGACAGTACCCCGGCTGATGCGTTCCGGCTGGTGGATGGTGGCGCGCACCAAGACGATCGACGACCTCATCATCGAGTCGGTCCGTGCCGGCTGCGACCGGATCCTCAACCTTGCCGCCGGTCTCGACACCCGGCCCTACCGCTTGGACCTACCTGCCGAATTCGGCTGGGTGGAAGCCGATTTGCCTGGATTGATCGCCGAGAAGGAACAACTGCTCGCGGGCGACACACCGCGTTGCCGGGTGACGCGATTCCCGGTGGACCTGGCCGACCCTGTCGCCCGAGACCGATTCCTCTCCGAGGCGCTGGCGGGTGCGACCAAGGCTCTGGTCCTCACCGAAGGGCTGTTGATGTATCTCGAACCCGCCGACGTCGATGAGCTGTCGCGCGCGCTGGTCCGTCCCGAGGTGACCTGGTGGATGCTGGACCTGGCAGGCCCCGGCCTGCGGAAGTGGATGAACGACAAGAGCGGAGGCCTGCTACGCAACGCACCGTTCAAGTTCGCTCCGCCCGACGGCGTCAGCTACTTCGAGGACCGTGGCTGGCGCGTAGGCGAAGTGGAGTCCGTGGTCGTCGTCGCGCGTCGGCTGCGCCGGCTGCCATTACTCATGCGGCTGCTCGCCCTACTGCCCCAGCCGGACCCGCGCCGGCCACCGCAGGACAGACCATGGAGCGCGGTGGTCCGTCTCAGCCGGTGA